A window of Misgurnus anguillicaudatus chromosome 3, ASM2758022v2, whole genome shotgun sequence genomic DNA:
tgactttttatctcagcTGGAAAGCCACATGGAGACACAGAGTGATGAAAAGTCTTTCTGCTGCACTGAATGTGGCAAATATTTCAGCAGCAAACAAAGTCTTGGGCttcatcagagaattcacacaggagaaaaaccatACGAGTGTCCTCAGTGTGAGAAGAGGTTCAGCCAAAGACATCATCTGAAGACACATATGTTTACACACACCAATGACAGTCCATATCAGTGCAGTGAATGTGGAAAAACCTTTAGGTATGCACGTACATTAAAATCACACCACCATATTCACTCTGAAGAGAAACTGTATCAATGTTCACATTGTGATAAACATTTCGGTCAGAAGTATCAGCTGATAGAACATGAGAgaattcatactggagagaaaccttacgtctgccctcactgtggaaagagcttctctcATTCATCTAATATCAGAGTGCATCTGagacttcacactggagagaaacctcatcactgtaatgtttgtgggaagagttttaatcAACGTGAACATTTAGTGTCacaccagagaattcatacaggtgaaaaacctttcaaatgctctcagtgtgagaagacgtttGCTCGATCAGGTCAGGTAAAAGTCCAcgagagagttcatactggagagaaaccttacgtctgttCTCAATGCGGGAGGAGATTTACTCAGACATCTACTTTGAGAGTTcatgagagaattcacactagaaagaaacctcatcactgctcgatctgtggagagagatttGTTCATTCTGGAAGTCTTCAGAAGCATCAGAAGAAACATACTGAAGAAAAAACTACACTAAAATCATCATAAGCCCTTTTCACAAAGACAAtggaaaatacacaaaaaaaatgcatctgGGATTTGTCcaggattgtttgattttcGGTTCATTCACACTATCAATTATTTTCTGGAATCTGTGTGCATTCACAGATGCCATAACAATTCAGGAGGtgttctccaaatcctcgattcgaatacattttcgattctaaggtcatgATTCGATTAGATTCTTGGTTGTTACTTACTATTTTTGTTGgtatgccatttttagactagacttttatgaaatataatatctgaccttgtaCCCGTAGAAGCCCTGGGATGTTAGTCCTGCTGCCAgtgaaaaatatggtacacgcacGTAACTTCCTAAAAACATGCTTTTATTACCGTCAGATGAGATTGTGAGACGATACCCCAAtaaatcatgtttaaatgctgttttcataacttttaagcaactgaaataagttgttatgaaacttaacctcttacactctgaggctattttggggatttccgcctggatttggcctacccaatttcataCCCATACTCacaagcagaggtgcacatacaaaagtttggtatcactttacaggaaaccctttgaaattacataaaacactgttaaaagtgctcaacatggttgtatgtgttgttagtcctctaataaacacaaaaataaataggcgctttttgatgtttttttttctaaagtctgtatttaaaagtgtataaatttggccctgagtggtaacgaaacctgcagacagttttgtttgattccagcaattgccagcttataggggaaaaaggatttttttctctatcattataaatgcaaaagttattttactccaactgatgggaggaataataccctttttgtatttaatttcagCCTAAacatatttgaagtgctcccataaccacataccgtggaataaatgcaatatctttatatcattttgcagaaaagCTTTTGAAGTTCCAGacaaagctgctgtttgtggcaatttttatgttgtaaatactgtctttgatagtgtataactctggttctgggtgctctagcagactgcagacacttctggttgttaccagcagcagacagtaaacacccaaaaaagaatgatctctttagcatgtcgcatttaaaagatattcttattttactgaagggtgcgaaaatacatttttcatataaatattatttttttgttttgcacgtataaatagcaagggattattcatgcacacaaccaaagaaaatgctgtgaatggactcattttttagagtaggaccgtagagaaaagatggtgtatcatttgtggctatctgtgctatctgaggcagttcacactcaagtttcacatatgtttacaaaagaccatTTTTTACCTCATAATTCATTTGACGATTGTTgtattcctgagagtgagagctttcatttgatataagacttgcccatgtttgtcatacttgaaaaatatgaaatatgtgaatattaaatcatataaaaaattgtggggggtgatagtgtaaattaagtgtaaataactttcttacagtaaaacatatctcaaagtgatgcatatcggcagaaagtagagagtctaagctttcaaacagtatctcatatgtggcactgggtccatgacagaccattaaaaattaaaggaatattttatatttagtcaaaataaaattattctaTAGTGTCAAACAAGTTAAACGGATCTCAGTTCAGAATAGACCGGTTCTgctcagggctccagactgccaccaaaatttgagagtgtgccactgaattttacatccagtcgcacatgtgcgaccagtaaatttgaccttttttgtgatgtgacactgaatttgaaacagcacattgtactttctacATCTATCAATAAAGTATGTATTAGTAAAACAGTGggaattagtagaaatgtgaatatttggatagcatgttgatttacagtgtgtgcccctaaattttctggttgcgcccctaaaattttctgTTGGGGGCCattgtgctcctagtgaaaaaagttagtctggagccctgctgctgtgcatgcgtgtgtgctCTGTTCCGATTGAGTTCAGCTGAAGGCAGGAGGcgcttgctgttttttgtttcccatgtaaagagcagctcgCGTGGTGTCTCCTGCATCTACCATGTTAGAGGAGGTTGACTCGCAACACTACATGTGAGcagaccggacgtgacatggagGCGTGGCATTATCAACGATTCCATTTTTTCcccgaagttcgaggttgtgacttaatttcgatcgaaaTCATGACACCCTTATGCGTGACATGTTTAAAGTCCTGAACTTGATCGTTTTTTTATCTGCAGCATCTGATAGTTTGCTTATTCGTGATTTCTCCCTGAAGaaaccatttttgtttatgataacaTTATAAAGGAGTGCGTGACATGCCCTTCTGTCATGTTGGTGAACAGAGGCGCACCTTGTCAACAGGCAAGGCAGGTCACTGCTTGGAGCCCTGAGACGCAAGGGGGACCCCGAGATTGTTTCTCGGTAGATAAATGTAGATACTCAACATGACTGCATATCAAAATTGCGATTGGATGGAATGTTGATTGACATTGGCTTTGCCCAGTCAAAATCCAACCCAGGTGGATAACTTGCCAGTTTCGAAAATGATCTTAGCGAATGGGTGACGTTGTGTCATTCAGTAGTGCTGTTGCAGTTGATCTGTACGAATCATGACCCACGGTTTGGCTCGCATGTGATTGTcagattaatacgcaaatttgaATAgagaaagttgatcatttgcacgtgtttcaaaggcttgcaagtGTTAACCCTcaagtgatttaaaaaaaacttaaccgCAAAAGGCGATAAAGCAAACAGCTTTATGTTCGcacatgtggtttaatgtgtcCGGTCTAGTTCCAGTCAGGCGTGATCAATCATCGCTATGCCCTTCAAAAATCGGaactttcagatggagcggcatttgcTACACAGAGCCTTAGTTTTCTAAAAGCGGGGAAATATCGCATTCATAATCGCAGCCGATTCATATTTCCCCGCTTgccagtgaactacggctctgtgtagcaaatgccgctccatctgaaagcagctgatggcaatttactacttattaaggaaccggctttactgacgtgATGAGCTTGACAATcgcatgcgattaatcgtgcagtcctacatctttattttattcaacactcaaaaaaatatttttacacacTGTCTAATTTACTGAAATGAAACAAGTTAATACAACacaatttatgtatttttttgtctcaacctaattttatcatgttcaatccatttcagttttaaaaaattacattaacttaataattttatgTTGGGACCACATAAATGATTTTTGTTGATGTTCCACAGCCCAGTTTGTAATATCACTTCATCTCTTGTCTGCTGTATTTCCCTTCAttgcaaataagcagagctgatgagtTAACGCATGATGCACTTGAGTTCAGCATCACGGATATAACAGCTAACAAAGCCACTGGACACTGAAAGTGAATGTTTACAATAAGTTTCGTAACATCTGGTACTGTGTGACTTCTTTTTATTTcagttgtttttattattatttttaactgttttatacttttatttctgttgtttttttcacacatttacatttttaaatttggtTTTTATATTATTTCTACATACTTTTTCTCTAAtacattgttttctcatttctatgtaaagcactttgaatgacctctgtgtatgaaatgtgctctacaaataaacttgccttgcgaCTCCTTTTTCATGTCctttagcaaataaaaaataacatgacttggcaaacaatatttttgaaaaataatagaGCTGAATGAAGTGTTGAGTgtcttctctctccagtacagcaggaggcgctctgcagctctttagtccgccaataaacccactaaagaaagaaagaaatagctCGCgagtgatgtgtttgtgtatcatcagtgtttttctctcttgtgtgttttagtgagtgtaaacagagtcttgtttctgtgtattttagtgttgatgatggatgtgatgtgctgtaaatcagtaggaactgatctgtccatgctggatattgatgatttcatcacagaaatctctcagctgaagaaagaggtggcgttactggagacaaaGCTGAGGTTAAGAGGAGATGAAGGACTGAAGAGAGAGGTTTGTGAAGCTTAAACATCCTTAACCTGAATCAGACAACATCAAATAATTTCTAATCTTACTCTTTGTGTGTGTTGGTGTGTTGTGAGGATGTGGATGTGGTTTGTTGTGAATCTTCCACACAGGACTCCGAGCTCAGTCTGactttactctgttatactgagtcaaagcacacagacgctcaggacactacagtgtgtgacagtaatcaGGACTTACAGGATGATGAATCtactgatcaaacctccacagagtctctggattctgtctgtaacgctggagaacagcagcagatcctgcagaccaaactcaacatgtgttcagtcaaactTATCGACTGCAagaacctcatgatgaagacGAGAAGAGAAACCACAGCAGAGGAAGATCACACTGAGGAAGATGAAGACaatcatgatgatgatgattttattcctTCGGGTATGTTTATTTTATCTGGTGTTCACagatgaaaatatttaaatgtttcttcTCTTGATTGTATTTTCATGTCCATCACTATGACTGTCATGTTAGTTTTTGTAAAGCCACCTTAGGTGTTTGCGACTTTCATCTTTAAGCAAAACACAGTGATTACACAGTGCTATTTTTGGGCTGCATAACAATAATCGcaaactaatcgtttgcagactaaacgtttttgtttacatcatatatgtgtgtgtacaatAATTACGtatacatgtataatttaaataaatatttgtatacatttttatgtaatcACGTGTCTTTCAGATGAGAAAAGTGATTCTTGTTCGGATGGAGAGGCATCCTCAACATCAAAAAAGCAGCGGACAGCACAAACGCTTTCCTGCATCACCGGTGGAAAGCCGTTAAGCTCAAAGGAACCTTTAGAGAAACTCTTCACCTGCACCAAATGtaagatcagctttactaccaTAGAAGAGCGGAAACGTCATTATTCAAAAGTACACGTTGTAAAGAAGACGtttcactgtgagcagtgtggaaaggttttttttacaacaaCTGGTTCTATGAACATCCATATGAGGGGACACAATAGTGAAAAGCGTTTCCACTGCACCGTATGTGACAAATATTTAAGGACCAAACAAAATCTTGATGTTCATAagagaattcacacaggagaaaaaccatacaagtgtcctcactgtgagaagagattTGCAGTCGTATCAGGTTGGAGGAAGCACTTGCTTGTGCACAGTAATGAGAAACGGTTTCAGTGCAGTGAATGTGGAATAACTTTCAAGCATCTGTTTGGTCTCCTATCACACGAAAGAATACACAGTAAAGAGAAACTCTATCAATGTTCATACTGTGATAAAACTTTCCGTCAGAAAGCTCAGCTGATACGCCACAACagacttcacactggagagaaaccttttgTCTGCTCTCattgtggaaagagcttctctgATCCTTCTCATTTTAAAGTtcatgagagagttcacactggagagaaaccttatcactgtaatgtttgtagAAAGAGTTTTAGGCAACATACTGTCTTACTAAAGCACCaaagaattcatacaggtgaaagacctttcaaatgctctcagtgtgagaagtCGTTTGCTCGATCAGATGTCTTAAAgacccatcagagagttcacactggagagaaaccttacgtctgctcgaTCTGTGGAGAGAAATTCACTTATTTAGGAAGTTTTCAGAGTCACCAGAAAAAACATGCTACAGAACAAACTACACCGAAATCATCGTAACACCTTAATGTGTGAAAGTCTGTCAAATCCTGAGCGCTTGGTGCTAGTAGAGCATACtggtaaaaatgtttacattgaaCGCAATATAATTCACATTGGATAAAATCTGCcaatgcataaataaaataaaaaaatttacataaaaaaggGAGAAGTTGATTGAAATAAAGGAAAACACAGCAATACtgattataattaaaaaaagtgtGTTAACGAATATGGTTTTgcaatttctaggcaaagggGGACTGCACTTTAGATTATAaaatttaacagtttttttttatgtttttagtcACCAACATTATTCCCAAAGTAACATTTGTGTTATACCATAGTTTGTATGATCTTGTTTTTATTCTGATATGGAAAAAATAAAGAACGAGTGAAACTAGTTTTTGCAATGCAAAACCGTACTTGTAATTTTATCAAGAAGCTTCATGAAGTTTCACCTTAAGATGAATTTGAAAGAATATTAAAGAAGTTTACGTTTGGGCTCTTATTGCCTGTTTTTCCTTCAATATTCAGTccaagattttattttttaaaaatctaattttacTTTTCTAATAACAGAAATTAATCTGTTTGGTAAAGCTATATTTTTTGTCAACGAAAGTAATTTCAAGCATATACCTTTGGA
This region includes:
- the LOC129443842 gene encoding uncharacterized protein, yielding MDVMCCKSGSDQDLQDEESTDQTSTESLDSVCNAGEQQQILQTKLNMCSVILEDSGNPTEIKTEKTEEEDHKDYDDFLASDVKSELCSDEEITSSTSEESKKHTEQKLFTCTRSKISITNLQEKKRHSQEHSEKKFHCQQLWANFDFLSQLESHMETQSDEKSFCCTECGKYFSSKQSLGLHQRIHTGEKPYECPQCEKRFSQRHHLKTHMFTHTNDSPYQCSECGKTFRYARTLKSHHHIHSEEKLYQCSHCDKHFGQKYQLIEHERIHTGEKPYVCPHCGKSFSHSSNIRVHLRLHTGEKPHHCNVCGKSFNQREHLVSHQRIHTGEKPFKCSQCEKTFARSGQVKVHERVHTGEKPYVCSQCGRRFTQTSTLRVHERIHTRKKPHHCSICGERFVHSGSLQKHQKKHTEEKTTLKLASDVFVYHQCFSLLCVLVSVNRVLFLCILVLMMDVMCCKSVGTDLSMLDIDDFITEISQLKKEVALLETKLRLRGDEGLKREDVDVVCCESSTQDSELSLTLLCYTESKHTDAQDTTVCDSNQDLQDDESTDQTSTESLDSVCNAGEQQQILQTKLNMCSVKLIDCKNLMMKTRRETTAEEDHTEEDEDNHDDDDFIPSDEKSDSCSDGEASSTSKKQRTAQTLSCITGGKPLSSKEPLEKLFTCTKCKISFTTIEERKRHYSKVHVVKKTFHCEQCGKVFFTTTGSMNIHMRGHNSEKRFHCTVCDKYLRTKQNLDVHKRIHTGEKPYKCPHCEKRFAVVSGWRKHLLVHSNEKRFQCSECGITFKHLFGLLSHERIHSKEKLYQCSYCDKTFRQKAQLIRHNRLHTGEKPFVCSHCGKSFSDPSHFKVHERVHTGEKPYHCNVCRKSFRQHTVLLKHQRIHTGERPFKCSQCEKSFARSDVLKTHQRVHTGEKPYVCSICGEKFTYLGSFQSHQKKHATEQTTPKSS